ACCTTGATTAAACCATAATCCATCTTTTTGAGGACATCGGTCGAGTATAACCCCAGTATTAATGGCGTAATTAAACTTTTGCATCTGTGAACCACATTTAGGACAGTTATGGATTTTACCTTTTCCTGCATCTACTCCAATAGACTGAAAGGTAGTAATTCTTTCTTCTTCACTAAAAGGTGTTTGTCTTCTATCTATTATGGGGCTTAATTCTCCATAATCTAACCAATTCCCGCCGCAGTTATTACAGGAATCAATCANNNNNNNNNNNNNNNNNNNNNNNNNNNNNNNNNNNNNNNNNNNNNNNNNNNNNNNNNNNNNNNNNNNNNNNNNNNNNNNNNNNNNNNNNNNNNNNNNNNNACTCCAATAGACTGAAAGGTAGTAATTCTTTCTTCTTCACTAAAAGGTGTTTGTCTTCTATCTATTATGGGGCTTAATTCTCCATAATCTAACCAATTCCCGCCGCAGTTATTACAGGAATCAATCAGTATCCCTT
The DNA window shown above is from bacterium and carries:
- a CDS encoding zf-TFIIB domain-containing protein, coding for MMCPECHSQLVEREYEGILIDSCNNCGGNWLDYGELSPIIDRRQTPFSEEERITTFQSIGV